The DNA sequence TTCAAAAAGTTTTTGTTCAACACCTTTTGAATAATCCTCAATTACTTTTGTACCCAAAACAATTGCTTCATCGCCAAAATCATTTTTCATTTCGGCAATTGCGTCTTTTAAAGTTGTACCAATAAATTTTTTTATCTGCATTCTAAACCTCTAATTTTCCAATAAATTCAACTTCAATATTTGCAGGTAATTCGGTAAAAGATAAAATTACAACATCCGGAAAGGATGAATTTATTAATCTGAACAAATATGGTCGTATTGTAGCTGATGTAATAAAAATGGGCATGTAACCAAGTTTTTTAAATTTACCAATTAGTACATTAATAGAATTTTGAAGCGCATTTAACATATCCGGAGTTAAACCTAATGTATGTGTTGCATCGCCTTGTTTAGATAAAGAGTTTGTAATATACTCTTCTAAACCTTCGCCAATTGCTGCCGCATGAATTATATTATACGGATCTTTGTAAAGTGTTGCAATTGTATCACCAAGTGAATGTCTTACGTATTCAGTTAATACTTCAATATTTTTCGTAACTTTTGAATAATCGATAAGTGATTCCAAAATCTGTACTAAATCTTTTATTGGGATTAATTCTTTCAACAAACTTTGCAAAACTTTTTGAATTGAACCAATCGGTAGTGAGTCAGGGCTAATATCTTCAATAACCGCAGGATAATCTTGTTTAAGATTTTCTAAAAGCTGTTTAACCGATTGCCTTGTTAAAATTTTATCAAAATTTTTCTTTATTGTTTCTTGCAAGTGAGTTGATAAAACCGAAACAGCATCTACGACTGTGTAACCAAGCAATTCTGCTTTATCTTTTTCTTGATCGGAAACCCAAAATCCGTCTAAACCAAAAGCCGGATCTTTTGTAGGAATGCCACTTAATTTTTCATTTATATTTCCAGAATTCATTGCTAAATATCTATCTGCATAAATTTCATAATGCGCAACAATATTTCCTTTAATCTTAATAATATATTCATTTGGCTTTAGTTGCAAATTATCTCTTACTCTAACCGGTGGAACTAAAACTCCATATTCAAGTGCAACAAATTTTCTTGTTGAAGAAATTTTCTGAAATAAATTACCACCTTGGCTGTCATCAACAAGTGAAATTAATCCATACCCAATTTCAACTTCAACAGGATCAACTTGTAAATAGCCTTCCACTTTTTCTTCTTTTTCTTCTTTTGCAGTTTCAATTTCTGTACTTTCTGATAATAATGCTGTTTTCTTATTTTTATTTACAAAAAATGTTGTTGTTGCCAAACCGCCGCCAAGCATTAAAAATGGTATGGTCGGCATTCCGGGAATCAATGCAAAAAGTAAAATTGAACCAGCAACAGTTCCAAGAACTCTGGGGTTTGATAAAAGTTGAGATTTCATTTGACTATCAAGAGATTTTCCGCCGGAATTTTTTGTAACAACCATACCGGCGGCAGTAGCAATTAGTAAAGCCGGTACTTGAGAAACCAATCCATCACCAATTGTTAAAATAGTATAAGATTGTAAAGCATCAACAACAGTTAAGTCTCTTTGTAAAACACCAATAAGAATTCCGCCAATAATATTTATTGCATTTATTATAAGTCCGGCAATTGCATCGCCTTTAACAAATTTAGAAGCACCGTCCATTGATCCAAAAAATTCTGCTTCTCTTGCAATATCGCTTCGTCTAGTTCTTGCTTCAACTTCGGTAATTATTCCGCTATTTAGATCTGCATCAATTGCCATTTGCTTTCCGGGCATTGCATCTAAAGTAAATCTTGCAGCAACTTCAGAAATTCTTCCCGAACCTTTAACGATTACCATGAATTGAATAATTATTAAAATTAAGAACACAATAAACCCAACAATGTAGCTTCCGCCAACAACGAAATTTCCGAATGTTTCAATAACTTCGCCGGCATATCCATCAATTAAAATAAGTCTTGTTGAGCTTATGTTTAATGATAATCTAAAAATTGTTAATACTAATAGTAATCCCGGAAATGAAGAAATTTCTAATGGCGAATTGATATATAACGATGCTATTAAAATCAATATTGCAAATGAAATATTCAGTGCTAAGAAAAAGTCCAATAAAAATGCAGGTAATGGAATAACCATTAAACCTAGAATAAAGATAATTCCAAATGCAAAAATTATATCTGTATTTTTTAGAATTTTATTCATACTAAATTATACTCTTTTTCTTTTTCTCTTTTTTCAACTTAAAGATGTAAGCTAAAATTTGCGCAACAGCTTTAAACAATGTTTCCGGTATTTCTTGACCAACCTCGCAGGCTTTATACAATGCTCTTGCCAATTGAACATCTTCGTGCATTGGAACATTATGTTCTTTAGCAATTGCCTTTATTTTTTGTGCTAATAAATCTTGACCTTTTGCAACAACTTTTGGAGCAATACTTTTCCCAATATCATATTTTAGAGCAACTGCAAAGTGAGTTGGGTTTGTTATAACAACATCAGCTTTCGGCACATCATCAAGCATTCTTTTGCGGGCCATTTCAAATTGTTTACTTCTAATTTGAGATTTTATTTGCGGATCACCTTCAGTTTGTTTGTGCTCTTCTTTTACTTCCTGCTTAGTCATCATCAAATCTTTTTTGTGCTTAAATTTTTGGTAAGCAAAATCTGAGAATGCAATAACGATATAAACGAGTGAAACTCTCCACAAAAAATCAATTGAATTTTCTATTGTGTAATTAACTATTTCCTGAATTGTAAAATTTACAAGTCCAATAGAATTTAGAATCATATCTTCTAAAAAGATATATGAAAATATTCCAATAGCACTAAGTTTAACTATTGATTTTAGTGTTTCTACTAAAGGTCTTGTAGTTAAAAAACTATTTTTGAATCCTTTAATTGGGTCCAGCTTTGAAAATTTTGGCTCAAGTGCTTGAGGTGTAAATTTAAATCCAACTTGTCCGTATCCAACTGCTAATGATATTATTATTATTCCTAAAAAAACCGGAAACATTGACAAAATAAAAAACATTGCTCCTTTTATCATATATATACTTAAAACATCTACACTAATTTCTAAAGTATCTAAAGATGAAAATATATAAATACTTATATCCCATAATTTTCCGCCTAAATAATCCTTTGTTAAAAACAGAACCAATAACCCAGTTGTAAAAACTGCTAGAGAATTTAATTCCTGACTCTTTGGAGCCTGTCCTTTATTTCTAGTATCCAGCTGTCTTTTACTAGTTGCCTGTTCACTTTTTTCTTGACCGTCTAATTCTGCCATATCAATTGCCTAATGCTTTTACTATTTCAAAAAGCTTGTCTTCGTATTCGTAAATTAGTGTTCTAAAAAGGTAAATATAAAGCGGCATTACTAACGCAACTAAGAACAATCCTAATCCAAGTTTAAGTGGTAATAAGACAAAAAACACTTGAAAGGATGGACTTACTCTTGCAATTATTGCACTTGCTAAGTGTATTAAAAAAAAGGCAACAAGTATTGGCGATGATATTTTTATTGCCAAAATAAAAATACTTCCGCTGTACTTAACAATTAAATCTAAAGCATTCTGTGTGATTTTAAATCCGCCAAGTGGAATGACTTTGAATGAGTATGCGATTGACTCAATAAGAAATTGATGTCCATTAATTAAAATAAAAACTATTACCGCAGCCATTGATAGCAACGTTGCAATAATATTTCCATCATCTCCGGAAACTGGATCAAACATTGAAGACATTGCCAAACCCATATCTCTACCGACTAATAATCCGGCAAATGAAATTCCTTGAAAAATTATACTTATTACAAATGCCATTGTTAATCCAACCATTACTTCTTTAATTGCGAAAATCACAATAAAAATGAAATGATCATTTTCAGTGAAAGGATAAGTTTGAACACTAAAAAAGACTATATAAGTTAGTATAAGAGCCAATGTTAATCGCAATAAAGTTGGAATAGCCGTATTGCTGTATAATGGAGCGAATGAAAGCATTGCTCCAATTCTAATAAAAATCATTAATCCGGTTAAAAAATCTGAAATCAATATTCCCGTCATTTCACAACCGTTTCAATTAGATTAAATATTTTGTGCGTGAATGAAATCATTTTATCTGTAATAAATGGCAAAGCAACAATTATAGTAACTGCCGTAATAATTAATTTTGGTACAAATGTAAGAGTTGATTCTTGAATTGATGTAGCCGCTTGAAAAATTGAAATTAAAACTCCGATTATTAATCCCGAACCCAAAATTGGAAGAAGAATAATTAACACTGCAAAAAAAGCTTCGCTTAATATTTCTATTACTAAATCAATTGACATTAGTTTATTCCTCTTACTATTGAACCGATTACTAAACTCCATCCATCAACAAGAACAAAAAGTAAAATTTTAAATGGCATTGAAATCATCATTGGCGGGAGCATCATCATTCCCATTGACATTAAAATACTTGAGACAATCATGTCAACCATTACAAACGGTATGAAAAGAAAAAATCCTATTATAAATCCTGCTCTTAATTCACTTAAAACAAATGCAGGAATTAATACATGAATTGGTAAATCTTTATGATTTTTTGGCTGTTTAATATCTGCAAGCTGAATGAAAAATTTTAATTCTTCAGGTCTTGTATTTCTCAACATAAAAGTACTGATTGGTTCTATTCCTTTTGTATAGGCTTCTTCAACCGTAATTTTTTTATCCAAATATGGCTGAAGTGCTTTTTCATTAAATTCATTCCAAGTAGGAGCCATCACAAAAAAAGTTATAAATAATGCAACACCGGATAATAATTGATTCGGCGGCATTTGCTGTGTGCCCAAAGCAGTTTTCAAAAAATTAAATACAATTATTATTCTTAAAAATGAAGTCGTCATTATTATAATTGATGGTGCTAAAGACAAAATTGTTAGCAGCAATAATAATTGTAGTGTAACGGCTAAATCTTCTGGTTTATCCGATGAACCAACGTTTACACCAATATTAGGAATTGCAATTGTCTGCGAGCTTTGTGCAAAAAGATTTTCTTCAAATGAAAATAATGAAATTGCAAAAACTAAAATGAGTAAATATTTTTTCATTTTATACCCATATTAGCTTTTAACAGATTTAAGAAATTTTGTTTGGGTTTTTCTAAACTATTATTTGATTCTTGAACAAAAATATTTTCATCAACTTTATCTATTAAATTTATTGAATGCTCGGAAACACCAAGTAAATAAACGTTATTATTAAATTGAATTACAGATACAAATTTTTTGGGAAGAATTGTCTGCGTTGATATTATTTTAACTTTAGAATTATTGTTCCCTTTTTTATCAAAAGTGTACAAATACTTTTTTACTAAAAATAAAAGTCCATACATAATTCCCGCCATCACCGCAAGAATTATGAAGATTTGAATTATATCCCATGTTCCCACTATTTAACACCTTGTAATCTTTCACTTGCTTCTAATAAACTTGTTATTCTAATTCCAAAATGTTTATCGATTACAACAACTTCACCTTCAGCAATTTTTTTGTTATTTACAAAAACATCAACCGGTTCACTTGCCAACTTTTCTAATTCAATTACATAACCTCGTTCCAATTCTAAGATGTCTTTAATTTCCATTTTTGTTCTTCCAAGTTCTATATAAACATTAAGCTGAAGGTCTTTAAGGAATTCAAGTTTATCGTCTTCAAAGAATCCTCTTTTTTTCGATTCATTAAATTTTGGGAAATCAGCAATGCTTGCGTTTATAGATGAATCAGAATTAGTAGCTTCTAATGCAGCCAGCATTTGAGCTTCGGCCTCTTCTTCGCTCATATCAACGTGACCTTTAGATTCAACATCCATAGAAGATTTTTTTGAATTGTTTTCAGATTTTTTGCCATTTTAATTTTTCCTTTTATCTACCTTTTTTGTAATCCTTACTGCTTTATGATTGTTTACAACTCCGGATATTCCATAAAACATGTGTTTTTTTTCAACACTAACTTTTATTTCATCACCAACTTGATTGTTTAATAAAATTACATCGCCGACTTTTAATTTTAATAGTTGACTAAATTTTATTGATGACTTACCGAATTCAACTTCAAGATTTAATTCGGTTTTCTTCAAATGTTCAGTTAAAATATTTTGAGCTGTAGTTCCGGCATATTTTATTGGGCGAATTGATGATAAATTTTGATTTGTAAGTTTTGATAGAATTGTATCAAACGCGTAAGTTGCAAAACACAAATTCATCATATAACTTTGTTCGCCAATATGAACTTCAAAAGTTATTAATAAAACACTTTCGCTTTGTGATGTTATTTGAACGAAATCTATATCAGGTTCAAATTTGTCAATTTTAAAAGTGTAGTCTCCAATAATCTGCCAGGCTTTTCCTAAATCATTAAGAATTTTATTTATCACCACTTCTAAAACTTTTTGTTCAATTGGAGTAATAACTTGCGAGTTTTTTGTTCCTTTTCCATTTCCGCCTAATAATCTATCAACCAATGTTAAAGCGAACTCAGAACTAAATTCTAAAATTCCTTTAATATCTGTTTGATTAATATCAAATGTAAATAGGCAAGCTGGATTTGAAACCGAAAGCACATATTCAGAATAATAAATTTGATCAACGGAAGTTACATTGCAGTTTACAATTGTTTGAAGTTTAGACATCAAAAAAGAGCTGAACATTTCCGCAAAGTTTTCATTTATATTATGAATTGTTCTAAGCTGATTTTTTGAAATTCTGTTCGGCAGCCTAAAATCAAATGGAATTACTTCCTTTTCAACTTTAACATTTTCAAAATCAGTTTTTGTTGAACCTGAATCCGCACTATTTAACAGCGCATCAATTTCTTGTTGTGATAATACTTCTGCCATTTTAATTTAACACGTATTTACTGAAATAAACATTTTTAACTTTTGCGCCTGGCAACATTTTATTTACCTGATCTGCAATTTCTAATTTTAAAGAATCTTTTAATTCAACTCTGCTCAAATCTGATAAGGATTTTTGCGACATTGAATTTAATATCATGTCTTTTATTACAATTTCATTGCTCCTTAAAAGTGTAGCTTTTTCTTCGTTAGCAACTCCAAAACCTACGGAAAGAAGCAAAAGTCTTTGTCCGCTTGTTCCGGCTGGATTTATAATTAAATCTTCAATACTATATATTTGCATTGTGCTATCGGCATGCCCTTCACCTTCTTCTTCGGATTCAGCATGCTCAACATTTTCACCTTCTGCTTTATCATGTAAAGCTGGTGCACTTTTTACCAAAAAATTTGCAGTAATAAAATATACAAGCACAAGTTGTATGATAAAAAGCGGAAGTCCAATTAAAATTATTTTAAAGTTAAAACCTTTCTTTGCCGGTTTTTCAGGTTTCGATTCCTTTTTAACTTCTTCTTCTGCCATTTTTATCTCCAATTTTAATTTATAATTTCAATTGGTATGCCATTAGAAAAAAAAAGTGAAAATTGAGCTGAATGCAGAAAATCAGTGTTTTTTGATATTATGAATTATTATAAGTGTAGAATATTGACCATTTGATCAATTGTAATAATTCACAATGAATGAGAAAAGAAAACTTGGGGATCATTTTACTGATCCCCATATTGCTTAGAACAACAATAATGATAACTGAAAATAAACTATTTCAAAAATAACATTTTTTTCATGTCACTATTATTCCCAGCTGTTAACTTGTAAAAATAAACACCACTTGGAATATTACTTGCATTAAATTGTATACTATGAACTCCAGCCGATTTTGATTCATCAACTAATTTAGCAACCATATTTCCCTGAATATCATAAATATTTAAATTTACTTTTGACGAATATGGAATCTCATATGTTATAGTTGTAGTAGGATTAAAAGGATTTGGATAATTTGCCCTTAAGTTGAATTCATTAGGTTTAGAGCTTATATCTTGTGCAATTACCTCTTTAAGTAATCTTGCTTCAATCCAAACTATACTACTAAAGCCAGAAGAGTTTCCATTTACATCAAGAGCACTTATTTTGTAATATATATCATCTCCATGTAAATATGTTGTTGTAACATCAAAATCAGTAAATGTTGTTGAGCTTGTAGTACCAGTTAAAACCCAAGCTTCAGAATTTCTTTTTCTATAAACTCGATAATTATTTATATCTGGTTCAGTATTTGCATTCCATGTTAGTTTTGGATGTTCATCTTGAGTCTCCGAAACCTGTAAATTTGTTGGTACTGCTGGTGGTGTATTATCAATATAATTTATACTTTTTGTTATTGAACTTATTGAAGAACTTTGACCATTAACTTGATGTTCATAGACACATCGTGTTGTATAATAAATAGTTGTATTCTCTACCAATGGTAAATTTACCTGAAAGTATGTGTAAATATATGTCCATACCCAAGATGACCAATCAATAAGTGAATTATCCTGTATTGCTACTATTGTGTTGGGTAAGTTATTTGCTGAATAACCCCAACTAAAAATTGCTTGCCTAAAAACACCATGATTTTCCCAACTAAATGGGGAATAATACCATCTACCTTTTAGAACAACTCCTTGGTTATAAGTACTACCAGTTAAAGGTTCAGTGTGTGCTTTCCTTGATGTAATGTTTGAATAAGTAGGCGTTTGGGCAAAATTGTTTGTTAATAAGATTAAATCTTGAAGAAATATTAAACATATGATGATGTATCTCATGTTTCCTCCATTTTAATAAGACATAGTTGGTTTATTAAAAATAATAAATGGTTTTAATATTTTAAAGTACAAATAATTTATTTGTACTTTTTGTTTTCTTATTTTTAATATATAATTGTTTGGAATTCTAATTAAGAACTCCAAACATATAAAATATTTTTATCTAACTAAATTTGTTATTTCCTGTAATAATGTATCCGAAACAGTAATTACTCTGGAATTTGCTTGGAAACCTCTTTGCGAAACAATCATTCTTGTAAATTCTTCAGAAAGATCTACGTTTGATTGTTCCAATGCGCCGGATTGAATTGTTGTATTACTTGTTTCTCCGGGTTCGCTGATATAAGGCTCGCCGGCATTTGCAGAAATTGTGTACATATTTTCGCCAACACTTGTAAGTGCATTTCTATTCGGAAATGTTGAAACCAAAATTTGCGCTAATTTTCTTGATTGTCCGTTTGTAAAAACACCCTCTATATAACCGTATTGATCAATACTGATATTTGCCAAAGATGCTGATGCAGAACCATTTTGCGAAGACATTGAAACTACCGAACTTCCGGAAATTTGTGTAATTCCTTCAAAACCTTCACCAAGATTTAATTCGATATTTTCTTGAGATGCACCGCCGATTGGTGAAAAAGTAACTACTGGTGGATTTGGTGCAATAGATGCAATCGATCCATCTGAATTAAAAGAAATTGTTCCTTCACTTCCGGCAAGAGTTCCGCTTGAAGCAGGCATTTCTGATACCCATTTCCAGTTATTATCAGCAATTTTAGTAAATTTGAGTGTCATATTATGCGCATTACCTAAAGAATCAAATACCGGAACTGATCCAGCAACAATGGTTGGTTTTCTATTACTATCAGTAACTGAACTTAATGTTTTCGTCGTACCTTCCTCAACATTAGTTGGATCAAATTTAAAATCAATTCCAAGGAGAGGTTCTGTTATCGGAACTTTATCTGGAGCTGCGCCATCAAAAGTTGTCATTGCCCCAGTTGTAGGATCAAACTCAACTTCAACTGTTACTGGACCAACTGTCGGAACTGTAGGATTTCCTTCGCTATCCAATAATTCATATGTTAAATCATAAGTATTATCTGCTGTTTTTACATAATTTGTTGTAAAAGAATATTCATTACCAAAATCATCATAAACAACGGCTTCGCTTGCTTGTTCCGTTCCAACTGCAACATTATTCTGTAAATTTCCGGTTTGTACAAATTCTTCTGATCTTGTTAATGATGAAGTGCTGTCAAGATTTCCATCCCACACTATATCTGTAGTAGGAACAGCAGGCAATCTTAAGTTTGAATTAATAACAATATTTTCCAAGTTATTTCCGGGAGGAACTGTTCCGTCTTCTGTTGCAACTTTACCTTGAACAATTGCACCATTTTGCGGATTTACTAATTGCCCGTCTGCATCAAAAATAAATGCGCCTGCTCTTGAGTAAAAAGTTTCGCCGTTTTTCTTTAGAACAAATAATCCATCACCTTGTAATGCTAAATCTGTTGTAATTCCGGTTCTTTCAAAAGTACCTTGATTCCAATTTCTATCAACAGAATTAAGTTTCATACCTAATCCAACTTGAAACGTGTTTGTACCGCCTGCAGTATCTGTAGGATTTGTTCCGTAACGAATAAATTGATTGAAAGTATCACTAAATGTAACTCTGCTGCCTTTATAACCAATTGAGTTTACGTTTGCAATGTTGTTTCCTATAACATCTAACATTGCTTGATGATTTCGGATACCGGAAACTCCGGCAAATAAGGAATTAATAAGAGACATCTTAAACCTCCTAAGGATTTTTTTAAAGTGTGATTCAACATCAGTCGGTCAGTTGAATCCGGGCGTCCTTTGAAGGTCCCGCCCATTTTTTAGTTAATTAATTATTATGCAAAAACTACACTATCAATATTTGTAAAAATATTTTCCGAACTTTTTTCAACATTCAAAGCAGTTACAACTGTTTTATTTGGAATATTTATAATGAACGCTTTGTTGTTCATCACAACCAATGAATCTTTTGCTCCTTTAGCTTCTGCTTTCATTACTGCATTCTGCAATTTGTTCATATCTTCATTTGATAGTTCCAATTCTCTTGATTCAATTCTTTTTGAAGCATGATTTGAAAATTTTAATTTTTCAAGCTCCGTTTTAAATATTGAGTCAAAACTTGAACTACCTTCTTTAATATTATTTGCAGGATGTTCTGGCTTAACTATTGGAACAAAAGGAACATTTATTCCATTAATCATATTTGCCATTTTATACCTTCTATTTTACTTTCTGTTTATTTTCTAAAATTTCAAAAACGTCGGATACTAAATACTCTAAACCGTTTACCAATATTGATGTACCCGAACTTCCGAATCTAACTCCCTCAATAGTTCCAACTAAATATTGACCAACTGTCATATCTTCATCATTCAAAGTAGTTGCTTTTAATTCAAAAGTATATTCACCTTCTTGAACTACATCACCTTCATTATCGGTAAAATCCCAATCAAGTTTATAGATGCCCTCAGTTTTTTCTAAATCACTAAATTCTTTTACTACAACTCCGGATGAATTTTTAACAACAACAGTTAAATCTTTTGCGTTAGCCGGAAGTTCATATCCGAAAGAAGTATTTTCTTGACCTTCATAAGAAATAGTATCGCCGGCAATTTTTGCATTTTTCCCAATTAGTGTTGCAGTCATTGTATTATTAACAGATTGAGTTAATAAGTAATTTGCATCAATACTATTATTTAAACTATCGTTGATATTTTTCAATTGTTCCAAAGAACTAAATTGAGCAAGCTGTGCCGAGTAATCTGTTCCATCCATAGGTTCAAGCGGATCTTGATTTTTTAATTGTGCAATCATTAATTGCAGAAACGCATCTTTATCTAATGAACTTTTACTTTCTGTTGCATATTCTGCAGTTGAGGTTGTCGCAGTTGTTGTTGAAATTCCATCGATCATTTTTTAATTCTCCTATGCTATATATTCGTAAGTATTGTAGCCTAATGTTTTTGTTTTTTTATCTTCTTCAAAATCTATTTTGTCAGTCTCTGTTTGATTTTCATTCGAATTATTTTTTGTATTCGTCCTTTTTTCACCTTTATGATTTTTTGGCTGACCAAGAGAAATATTAAGTGAACTTAATTGAATTCCGTTTTTTGATAATTCCTCTTGCAATTTTTCAACGTTTCGTTCAACCATACCTTTTGCCTGTTCATTATCAACTTCAATTGATGCTTTTAAAACATTCTCAACTGTAGTTAGGGTAATCTTCATTTTACCAAGACTTTCCGGTTTTATATCAAATGTTAAACTTCCCTTTTCCTGATTTGAAATGAACTTACTTAGTTCTTTTATAATCTCAGTTGATTTCACAACCTTGTGTGCTTTTGAAGAATCATTCTCTAAATTTGTTTTATTTGTAAGTTCTACTTCTTTCTTTAATTCATCCTTCACAATTGAGTCAAAATTAATTTCATGATGAGGTTTAATAATATTTTTTTCAGTACTAAATAAATTTTGTTTTGAGTTATCCGTTAAGTTATTTTTAGTTTCATCTTTAGATGAATCAATTTGTTCGCTGCTTGATTTTATTGATTTGTTTGTGCTTATATCTTCATCTTTATTCGTAATAGTTTTAACATTGCTTTTAACTTTTACAGATAATTTTCTGCTTTCTTCGTTTGGTAAGAACTCAACTTTTTTATTATTACTTGCAACTTTTTGAGTTTCACTAACTTCATTTTCAATTTCTTTTTTTGCAAATGATTTTAAATCTTGCCTAGGTTCAACAACATTTGATTTTTCAATAAAATTACTTTTCTCATTAGCACTACTTTTTGTTGAATTTTCTTTTACTTCCTTCGAATTATTTGATTCACTTTTTGTTTCACTAATTTTTTCTTTTGAATCACTTATTGATTGC is a window from the Ignavibacteriota bacterium genome containing:
- the flhA gene encoding flagellar biosynthesis protein FlhA; the protein is MNKILKNTDIIFAFGIIFILGLMVIPLPAFLLDFFLALNISFAILILIASLYINSPLEISSFPGLLLVLTIFRLSLNISSTRLILIDGYAGEVIETFGNFVVGGSYIVGFIVFLILIIIQFMVIVKGSGRISEVAARFTLDAMPGKQMAIDADLNSGIITEVEARTRRSDIAREAEFFGSMDGASKFVKGDAIAGLIINAINIIGGILIGVLQRDLTVVDALQSYTILTIGDGLVSQVPALLIATAAGMVVTKNSGGKSLDSQMKSQLLSNPRVLGTVAGSILLFALIPGMPTIPFLMLGGGLATTTFFVNKNKKTALLSESTEIETAKEEKEEKVEGYLQVDPVEVEIGYGLISLVDDSQGGNLFQKISSTRKFVALEYGVLVPPVRVRDNLQLKPNEYIIKIKGNIVAHYEIYADRYLAMNSGNINEKLSGIPTKDPAFGLDGFWVSDQEKDKAELLGYTVVDAVSVLSTHLQETIKKNFDKILTRQSVKQLLENLKQDYPAVIEDISPDSLPIGSIQKVLQSLLKELIPIKDLVQILESLIDYSKVTKNIEVLTEYVRHSLGDTIATLYKDPYNIIHAAAIGEGLEEYITNSLSKQGDATHTLGLTPDMLNALQNSINVLIGKFKKLGYMPIFITSATIRPYLFRLINSSFPDVVILSFTELPANIEVEFIGKLEV
- the flhB gene encoding flagellar biosynthesis protein FlhB, whose protein sequence is MAELDGQEKSEQATSKRQLDTRNKGQAPKSQELNSLAVFTTGLLVLFLTKDYLGGKLWDISIYIFSSLDTLEISVDVLSIYMIKGAMFFILSMFPVFLGIIIISLAVGYGQVGFKFTPQALEPKFSKLDPIKGFKNSFLTTRPLVETLKSIVKLSAIGIFSYIFLEDMILNSIGLVNFTIQEIVNYTIENSIDFLWRVSLVYIVIAFSDFAYQKFKHKKDLMMTKQEVKEEHKQTEGDPQIKSQIRSKQFEMARKRMLDDVPKADVVITNPTHFAVALKYDIGKSIAPKVVAKGQDLLAQKIKAIAKEHNVPMHEDVQLARALYKACEVGQEIPETLFKAVAQILAYIFKLKKEKKKKSII
- the fliR gene encoding flagellar biosynthetic protein FliR gives rise to the protein MTGILISDFLTGLMIFIRIGAMLSFAPLYSNTAIPTLLRLTLALILTYIVFFSVQTYPFTENDHFIFIVIFAIKEVMVGLTMAFVISIIFQGISFAGLLVGRDMGLAMSSMFDPVSGDDGNIIATLLSMAAVIVFILINGHQFLIESIAYSFKVIPLGGFKITQNALDLIVKYSGSIFILAIKISSPILVAFFLIHLASAIIARVSPSFQVFFVLLPLKLGLGLFLVALVMPLYIYLFRTLIYEYEDKLFEIVKALGN
- the fliQ gene encoding flagellar biosynthesis protein FliQ → MSIDLVIEILSEAFFAVLIILLPILGSGLIIGVLISIFQAATSIQESTLTFVPKLIITAVTIIVALPFITDKMISFTHKIFNLIETVVK
- the fliP gene encoding flagellar type III secretion system pore protein FliP (The bacterial flagellar biogenesis protein FliP forms a type III secretion system (T3SS)-type pore required for flagellar assembly.) — its product is MKKYLLILVFAISLFSFEENLFAQSSQTIAIPNIGVNVGSSDKPEDLAVTLQLLLLLTILSLAPSIIIMTTSFLRIIIVFNFLKTALGTQQMPPNQLLSGVALFITFFVMAPTWNEFNEKALQPYLDKKITVEEAYTKGIEPISTFMLRNTRPEELKFFIQLADIKQPKNHKDLPIHVLIPAFVLSELRAGFIIGFFLFIPFVMVDMIVSSILMSMGMMMLPPMMISMPFKILLFVLVDGWSLVIGSIVRGIN
- a CDS encoding flagellar biosynthetic protein FliO; amino-acid sequence: MGTWDIIQIFIILAVMAGIMYGLLFLVKKYLYTFDKKGNNNSKVKIISTQTILPKKFVSVIQFNNNVYLLGVSEHSINLIDKVDENIFVQESNNSLEKPKQNFLNLLKANMGIK
- the fliN gene encoding flagellar motor switch protein FliN yields the protein MLAALEATNSDSSINASIADFPKFNESKKRGFFEDDKLEFLKDLQLNVYIELGRTKMEIKDILELERGYVIELEKLASEPVDVFVNNKKIAEGEVVVIDKHFGIRITSLLEASERLQGVK
- the fliM gene encoding flagellar motor switch protein FliM, giving the protein MAEVLSQQEIDALLNSADSGSTKTDFENVKVEKEVIPFDFRLPNRISKNQLRTIHNINENFAEMFSSFLMSKLQTIVNCNVTSVDQIYYSEYVLSVSNPACLFTFDINQTDIKGILEFSSEFALTLVDRLLGGNGKGTKNSQVITPIEQKVLEVVINKILNDLGKAWQIIGDYTFKIDKFEPDIDFVQITSQSESVLLITFEVHIGEQSYMMNLCFATYAFDTILSKLTNQNLSSIRPIKYAGTTAQNILTEHLKKTELNLEVEFGKSSIKFSQLLKLKVGDVILLNNQVGDEIKVSVEKKHMFYGISGVVNNHKAVRITKKVDKRKN
- a CDS encoding flagellar basal body-associated FliL family protein; its protein translation is MAEEEVKKESKPEKPAKKGFNFKIILIGLPLFIIQLVLVYFITANFLVKSAPALHDKAEGENVEHAESEEEGEGHADSTMQIYSIEDLIINPAGTSGQRLLLLSVGFGVANEEKATLLRSNEIVIKDMILNSMSQKSLSDLSRVELKDSLKLEIADQVNKMLPGAKVKNVYFSKYVLN